Proteins from a single region of Lysinibacillus sp. JNUCC-52:
- a CDS encoding ABC transporter substrate-binding protein, whose translation MKKLINFQWITILMLALVLAGCGTADEAKKDDTSSKEGQQAEQTGYKVTDDRDVEVAFDAVPKTIVSLQPSNTEILFALGVGDKVIGATEYDTYPEEAKDIERVSDSVTFNTERIVALKPDVVIAYSTGNAETLDALKGLEDAGVKVFVIKSAASFEDVYGDIQQIAEVMGVKDKGEQLNESIKAKIADVQAKVKTVETPKNVYLEISPKPDIYTTAAGTFQQEILDAANVNNVFGDQTGWVKVSEEDVIAKNPQVILTTVNYVEDAVGEILGRDGWNTITAIQDKAVNYIDTDISNRPGPRIGEAVEMVAKSVYPELFK comes from the coding sequence GTGAAGAAACTAATTAATTTCCAATGGATTACAATATTAATGTTAGCACTTGTATTGGCAGGGTGCGGTACAGCAGATGAAGCCAAAAAGGACGATACATCATCTAAAGAAGGACAACAAGCTGAGCAAACAGGCTATAAAGTGACAGATGATCGCGATGTCGAAGTAGCATTTGATGCAGTACCAAAAACGATTGTGTCACTACAACCAAGTAATACAGAAATCTTATTTGCACTAGGCGTTGGAGATAAAGTTATTGGCGCAACTGAATATGATACGTACCCAGAAGAAGCAAAAGATATTGAACGTGTTTCAGACTCTGTGACATTTAACACTGAGCGAATTGTGGCTTTAAAGCCAGATGTCGTAATTGCTTATTCAACAGGCAATGCCGAAACACTTGATGCGCTAAAAGGTCTTGAAGATGCAGGCGTAAAAGTATTTGTAATTAAATCAGCAGCTTCATTTGAAGATGTATATGGAGATATTCAACAAATTGCTGAAGTGATGGGTGTTAAAGATAAAGGTGAGCAGTTAAACGAAAGTATTAAAGCGAAAATTGCAGATGTACAAGCAAAAGTCAAAACTGTAGAAACACCGAAAAATGTCTACTTAGAAATTAGCCCTAAGCCAGATATTTATACAACAGCAGCTGGTACTTTCCAACAAGAAATTCTTGATGCAGCGAATGTGAACAATGTATTTGGTGATCAAACAGGATGGGTAAAAGTTTCTGAGGAGGATGTTATTGCGAAAAATCCTCAAGTTATTTTAACAACAGTAAACTATGTAGAAGATGCAGTAGGTGAAATTCTTGGGCGTGATGGATGGAATACAATCACTGCTATTCAAGATAAAGCGGTAAATTATATTGATACTGATATTTCAAATCGCCCAGGTCCACGTATCGGTGAAGCTGTAGAGATGGTAGCAAAATCAGTATATCCTGAGTTATTTAAATAA
- a CDS encoding glutathione peroxidase, producing MGIYNYLVKKPNGEILSMETYRGKTMLIVNTANQCDFTYQFEDLQKMYNKYGKGNFIVLGFPCNQFGQQNPEDGVETTQLCQLNYGVTFPIFELVQVNGEETHPLFNYLKHEVDFREFGKANMQEKMLAEAIIQIAPSFLDGRNIRWNFTKFLVDNQGNTVERFEPTDSQLDIEQAIEKIL from the coding sequence ATGGGGATTTATAATTATTTAGTGAAAAAGCCAAACGGTGAAATTTTATCAATGGAGACGTATCGAGGAAAGACAATGTTAATCGTTAATACCGCCAATCAATGTGATTTTACATATCAATTTGAAGATTTGCAAAAAATGTATAATAAATATGGCAAGGGAAATTTCATTGTTTTAGGTTTCCCGTGTAATCAGTTTGGACAGCAGAACCCAGAAGATGGAGTTGAGACAACTCAACTTTGTCAGCTTAACTACGGGGTAACTTTCCCGATTTTTGAACTAGTTCAAGTTAATGGAGAAGAGACACATCCGTTATTCAATTATTTAAAGCACGAAGTAGATTTTCGTGAATTCGGTAAGGCGAATATGCAGGAAAAGATGTTAGCTGAAGCTATTATCCAAATTGCACCTAGCTTTTTAGATGGACGTAACATTCGTTGGAACTTTACAAAATTTTTAGTAGATAATCAAGGAAATACAGTCGAGCGCTTTGAACCAACAGATTCACAATTAGATATTGAGCAAGCTATTGAAAAAATTTTATAG
- a CDS encoding C40 family peptidase, producing MGKRNKWRKSMVLAVALAGGLLFNTVQPIEAHAEETSQQMIDKKAKIDAEVKKLETELDQLQQEIDQKVKVFNQVQADIKEVDAGIVETEKRIEQRSTILSERMAAYQAQDNTVGVYLSVVLEAKSFADLMDRVVAVKTLMDADQELVNQQEADKAKLEEQKATLDEKQKELQKQFQELQQKESEMEVKKAENQAKSLALKAQIATKQEEERLEAERKAAEEEAARLRALQAATPVVHVNNNNNNTNTSGKNNGGSKPQPIIVGSGSGTASSGDAISTAKQFLGRSYVWGGSNPTTGFDCSGLVQWSYKQAGVSLPRTASQQYLSTKRISASEARVGDLVFFSYGSGVAHVGIYLGNNTMIDAQNKGVVIESLDWWNQYLVGFGRIQ from the coding sequence ATGGGTAAGCGTAATAAATGGCGTAAGTCGATGGTGCTAGCAGTAGCACTTGCAGGCGGCCTATTATTTAATACAGTTCAACCGATTGAAGCGCACGCTGAAGAAACATCTCAGCAAATGATAGATAAAAAAGCAAAAATTGATGCGGAAGTTAAAAAATTAGAAACAGAGTTAGATCAACTTCAACAAGAAATTGATCAAAAAGTAAAAGTATTTAACCAAGTACAAGCAGATATAAAAGAAGTAGATGCAGGTATTGTTGAAACTGAAAAACGTATTGAGCAACGTTCAACTATTTTAAGCGAGCGTATGGCTGCATACCAAGCTCAAGATAACACAGTGGGTGTATACTTAAGCGTTGTTCTAGAAGCAAAAAGCTTTGCAGATTTAATGGACCGTGTCGTAGCGGTAAAAACATTAATGGATGCTGACCAAGAGCTAGTAAATCAACAAGAAGCTGACAAAGCGAAATTAGAAGAACAAAAAGCAACATTAGACGAGAAACAAAAAGAGCTTCAAAAACAATTCCAAGAGCTTCAACAAAAGGAAAGCGAAATGGAAGTGAAAAAAGCTGAAAACCAAGCAAAATCACTTGCATTAAAGGCACAAATTGCAACGAAACAAGAAGAAGAACGTCTTGAAGCAGAGCGTAAAGCAGCTGAAGAAGAAGCAGCTCGTTTACGTGCACTTCAAGCAGCTACACCTGTAGTGCATGTCAACAACAATAACAACAACACTAACACTAGCGGTAAAAATAACGGTGGTAGCAAACCTCAACCAATCATAGTTGGATCTGGTTCAGGTACTGCATCTTCAGGTGATGCTATTTCTACAGCGAAGCAATTCCTAGGTCGTTCATATGTTTGGGGTGGCAGTAATCCTACAACAGGCTTTGACTGCTCAGGTCTTGTACAATGGTCTTACAAGCAAGCTGGCGTATCATTACCTCGTACAGCATCACAACAATATTTATCAACAAAACGAATTTCAGCAAGCGAAGCTCGTGTTGGTGACTTAGTATTCTTCAGCTATGGCTCAGGCGTAGCGCATGTTGGTATTTACCTTGGCAATAACACAATGATTGATGCTCAAAATAAAGGGGTAGTCATTGAGTCACTTGATTGGTGGAACCAATACTTAGTAGGCTTCGGTCGTATTCAATAA
- a CDS encoding YebC/PmpR family DNA-binding transcriptional regulator, giving the protein MGRKWNNIKEKKASKDQSTSRVNAKFGREIYVAAKSGEPDPESNRALKVVLERAKTYSVPKHIIEKAIEKAKGGGDESFDELRYEGFGPAGTMLIVDALTNNVNRTASDVRAAFGKNNGNMGVSGSVAYMFDSTAVIGLEGKTADEVLEILMEADVDARDILEEEEAVIIYAEPDQFFATQEALKAAGVEEFTVAELTMLPQTEVTLTGDDVAKFEKLIDALEDLDDVQNVYHNADLGE; this is encoded by the coding sequence ATGGGTCGTAAGTGGAACAATATTAAAGAAAAGAAGGCGTCAAAAGACCAAAGCACAAGTCGCGTGAATGCAAAATTCGGTCGTGAAATTTATGTAGCAGCAAAATCAGGCGAACCAGATCCTGAATCAAATCGCGCTCTTAAAGTTGTTCTTGAACGTGCTAAAACTTACAGTGTTCCTAAACATATTATTGAAAAAGCAATTGAAAAAGCGAAGGGTGGCGGCGACGAAAGCTTCGATGAATTACGCTACGAAGGTTTCGGACCAGCAGGAACAATGCTAATCGTGGATGCTTTAACAAACAATGTTAACCGTACAGCTTCTGATGTACGTGCGGCATTTGGTAAAAACAACGGTAACATGGGTGTAAGTGGTTCTGTTGCTTATATGTTTGATTCAACAGCCGTTATTGGTTTAGAGGGCAAGACTGCGGATGAAGTACTTGAAATTTTAATGGAAGCAGATGTCGATGCACGTGATATTCTTGAAGAAGAAGAGGCTGTCATTATTTATGCAGAGCCAGACCAATTCTTTGCTACACAAGAAGCACTGAAAGCAGCGGGTGTTGAAGAATTTACTGTTGCTGAGCTGACGATGTTACCTCAAACAGAAGTTACATTAACAGGTGATGATGTAGCGAAATTTGAAAAATTAATTGATGCATTAGAAGATTTAGATGATGTACAAAACGTTTACCATAACGCAGACTTAGGTGAATAA
- a CDS encoding lysophospholipid acyltransferase family protein, which produces MYKFTANLVKLILKLSGSKARVYEEQNLPKDGGFIIACTHTGYVDILNLGVSVLPREIHFMAKKQLFDIKGLGWLIDHLNAFPVDRDNPGPSVIKVPSQLLKEGKIVGIFPSGTRNSEGSDLKQGAITIAQLSKTQIVPAAYVGARNAGDVFKRGKGYLIYGEPFYVTGKGKEGREEFTHHLEHELIALTEELNKRIAADKK; this is translated from the coding sequence GTGTATAAATTTACGGCAAATCTTGTCAAATTAATATTAAAATTATCGGGTTCAAAAGCTCGGGTATATGAAGAGCAAAACTTACCGAAAGATGGTGGGTTTATTATTGCATGTACACATACAGGGTATGTGGATATTTTAAACTTAGGTGTTTCGGTCTTGCCTCGTGAAATTCACTTTATGGCGAAAAAACAATTGTTTGATATTAAGGGCCTTGGCTGGCTTATTGACCATTTAAACGCCTTTCCAGTTGACCGTGACAACCCAGGACCAAGTGTTATTAAAGTTCCATCACAATTGCTGAAAGAGGGAAAAATTGTTGGAATTTTTCCATCAGGTACTCGGAACTCAGAAGGGTCTGATTTAAAGCAAGGTGCTATAACGATTGCACAGTTGTCTAAAACACAAATCGTTCCAGCTGCTTATGTTGGAGCGCGAAATGCTGGGGATGTGTTTAAGCGTGGAAAAGGTTATCTCATTTATGGTGAGCCATTTTATGTAACAGGAAAAGGGAAAGAAGGTCGTGAGGAATTTACACACCATCTTGAACATGAGCTTATCGCTCTAACAGAAGAATTAAATAAGCGAATTGCAGCAGATAAAAAATAA
- the ytvI gene encoding sporulation integral membrane protein YtvI: MNRFITRKLIIRTLAIICLLVAAYFIIPVSVPIILAGVTAFLLEPIVMFFKRKWKMSRKIAVAFIYIVSVIFISIICYFTITQLMSQIISISKQAPYYISKLSEMWGHMQENISKYTEDFPTEVSASLQKTTTDFIEKVEESFLNFFNYTKVTTFFSQIPSLFISLLVYMIALFLFMLDLPKLKQTTYKYLKPSTEEKLKIITNRLKDAFFGFMKAQILVSFIIAGVTLVGLLLIQPKYVLVMTIIIWIIDVIPFLGSIIILAPWGTYHLLIGNTTIAIKLFVLAAILLIIRRTVEPKVMGAHIGLPPLPTLIAMFVGLQLFGVIGLLLGPFIIILFFTLKETGVIKFNFKI; encoded by the coding sequence ATGAATAGATTTATAACTCGAAAGTTGATTATACGAACGCTAGCGATTATTTGCCTACTTGTAGCCGCATATTTTATCATACCTGTCTCCGTGCCAATTATTTTAGCAGGTGTTACAGCTTTTTTATTAGAACCCATTGTTATGTTCTTTAAACGAAAATGGAAAATGTCTCGAAAAATAGCTGTAGCTTTTATATACATAGTAAGCGTTATTTTTATTTCTATTATTTGTTACTTTACTATTACACAACTAATGTCGCAAATTATTTCCATTTCAAAGCAAGCACCTTACTATATTTCTAAATTATCCGAGATGTGGGGTCATATGCAAGAGAATATTTCAAAATATACAGAAGACTTTCCAACTGAAGTGAGTGCTTCACTTCAAAAAACGACAACCGACTTCATTGAGAAGGTTGAAGAATCTTTTTTAAACTTCTTTAATTATACCAAAGTTACGACCTTCTTTTCACAAATTCCAAGCCTCTTTATTAGTCTTCTCGTTTATATGATTGCCCTATTTTTATTTATGCTAGATTTACCAAAGTTAAAACAGACAACTTATAAATATTTAAAGCCATCAACTGAAGAAAAATTGAAAATTATTACTAATCGCTTAAAAGATGCATTTTTCGGTTTTATGAAAGCTCAAATTCTTGTTAGCTTTATTATAGCTGGTGTGACTCTTGTTGGTTTACTACTTATTCAACCGAAATATGTACTAGTCATGACCATTATTATTTGGATTATAGATGTTATCCCTTTCCTTGGCTCAATTATTATTTTAGCACCTTGGGGAACTTATCACCTCCTAATCGGTAATACAACGATTGCCATAAAGCTCTTTGTTCTTGCAGCAATCTTATTAATTATTCGCCGCACTGTCGAGCCTAAAGTAATGGGTGCTCACATCGGCTTACCCCCTTTGCCAACATTAATCGCGATGTTTGTCGGTTTGCAATTGTTTGGCGTCATTGGCTTACTCTTAGGGCCATTCATTATCATTCTTTTTTTCACCTTAAAAGAAACTGGTGTTATCAAATTCAATTTTAAAATTTAA
- a CDS encoding putative RNA methyltransferase, producing MGALSKRAAGAALINANIGLFACPICQESMQVYEQGRLTCSANHSFDIAKQGYVNMLTHSAASKYSKDLFESRKTIIDSGLYDPLEEKIAELIGEAKTVLDTGCGEGSHLARIMTQKQGIGIGIDIAKEGILAAARHYPKQIWCVGDLAKSPFAKTSFDVILNILSPANYEEFKRLLTSNGCVVKVVPQSGYLQQIRSQLYADSAKETYSNAQTVERFRESFSHVTVERITYTVPLASVLVPALLEMTPMGWHKEQHAEVCVNEITIDVDVLVGRV from the coding sequence ATGGGAGCACTTTCTAAACGTGCTGCAGGAGCGGCATTAATAAATGCAAATATTGGACTATTTGCTTGTCCAATTTGTCAGGAATCCATGCAAGTCTATGAGCAAGGAAGGCTTACATGCTCAGCAAACCATTCCTTTGATATTGCAAAACAAGGTTATGTCAATATGCTGACGCATAGTGCAGCTTCTAAATATAGTAAAGATCTTTTTGAATCTCGTAAAACGATTATTGATAGTGGTTTGTATGACCCATTAGAAGAGAAAATAGCAGAGCTAATAGGAGAAGCCAAAACAGTACTTGATACAGGCTGTGGAGAGGGATCACATTTAGCCCGTATTATGACGCAAAAACAAGGTATTGGCATTGGTATTGATATTGCAAAAGAGGGTATTCTTGCAGCTGCTCGTCATTATCCAAAGCAAATTTGGTGTGTTGGAGACTTAGCAAAAAGTCCTTTTGCCAAGACAAGCTTTGATGTCATTTTGAATATTTTATCTCCAGCAAATTATGAGGAGTTTAAACGCCTACTTACATCAAATGGATGTGTCGTAAAAGTGGTACCACAAAGTGGCTATTTGCAACAAATACGTTCACAACTTTATGCTGATTCGGCAAAAGAAACATACTCTAATGCACAAACTGTAGAGCGCTTTCGGGAAAGTTTCTCACATGTCACAGTAGAACGTATTACTTATACAGTGCCACTTGCTTCGGTGCTAGTGCCTGCACTGCTTGAAATGACGCCGATGGGCTGGCATAAGGAGCAGCATGCAGAAGTTTGTGTAAATGAAATCACGATTGATGTTGATGTCCTAGTTGGTCGGGTATAA
- a CDS encoding MATE family efflux transporter → MGQAIREKHSADQFSLFHLTWPIFLEVFLFMLMGLADTFMLSALSDNAVSGVGAANQYIHIAILILEVVGNGAAIVVSQYLGSKRFLEATKISALAITLNLILGLIMSALFFLGSSHLMTMMNLKGDVLQYAQSYLVIIGSFIFLQAIINALAAIIRVHGWTKQTMYVSLGMNVIHVVLNYGLIFGNFGMPELGVKGAAISSIISRGLAVIVFSWLLYQVMEIRVKIEYFFTFSKEYVRKILNIGLPSAFEQVLYQFCQIVFLYYATYIGSETLAARQYAMNISMFTYLFAVAIGTGTAIIIGRYVGAGKKDEAYQQLWISVRSAFIFTILMVSVVTIFRKPLMSIFTDNPEIIAIGGSVLALSILLETGRTMNIVVINSLRASGDARFPVKIGFLSMVCMSLPLGYLFVFVLDWGLVGIWLAISADEWMRAIIVYFRWKSRKWERYAIVSPTDQKEAN, encoded by the coding sequence TTGGGACAAGCGATAAGAGAGAAACATTCGGCGGACCAGTTTAGTTTATTTCATTTAACATGGCCGATTTTTTTAGAAGTTTTTTTATTTATGTTAATGGGATTAGCCGATACATTTATGTTAAGTGCCTTATCGGATAACGCTGTATCTGGTGTCGGCGCAGCAAATCAATACATTCATATTGCGATTTTAATACTTGAAGTAGTAGGTAATGGTGCTGCGATAGTTGTCTCGCAATATTTAGGTTCAAAGCGATTTTTAGAAGCTACAAAGATTTCAGCGTTAGCTATTACGTTGAACTTAATTCTAGGGCTTATTATGAGTGCTCTATTTTTCTTAGGCTCAAGCCATTTAATGACGATGATGAATTTAAAGGGTGATGTTCTACAATATGCCCAAAGCTATTTAGTCATTATTGGTAGTTTTATTTTCTTACAAGCGATTATTAATGCGTTAGCAGCTATTATTCGTGTCCATGGTTGGACGAAGCAAACAATGTACGTATCACTCGGTATGAATGTTATTCACGTCGTGTTAAATTACGGATTGATTTTTGGTAATTTTGGAATGCCAGAATTGGGTGTGAAAGGAGCTGCTATTTCCTCAATTATTAGTCGTGGACTTGCAGTTATTGTTTTTTCATGGTTGTTGTATCAGGTAATGGAGATACGTGTGAAAATCGAATACTTTTTTACTTTTTCAAAAGAGTATGTACGAAAAATTTTAAATATCGGATTACCTTCTGCATTTGAACAAGTACTTTATCAATTTTGCCAAATTGTTTTCCTCTATTATGCAACGTATATAGGATCCGAAACACTTGCAGCAAGACAATATGCAATGAATATTTCGATGTTTACATACTTGTTTGCGGTTGCAATCGGTACAGGGACAGCTATTATTATAGGTCGCTATGTAGGCGCTGGCAAAAAAGACGAGGCGTATCAACAGTTATGGATAAGCGTGCGTTCAGCTTTTATTTTTACAATACTAATGGTGAGTGTAGTGACAATTTTCCGCAAACCGTTAATGAGCATATTTACAGATAATCCAGAGATCATCGCGATTGGTGGGTCTGTATTAGCATTGAGTATTTTATTGGAAACAGGTCGTACGATGAATATTGTTGTTATTAATTCATTACGTGCTTCAGGCGACGCAAGATTTCCTGTGAAAATTGGATTTTTATCGATGGTCTGTATGAGTTTGCCGCTTGGCTATTTGTTTGTATTTGTATTAGATTGGGGACTAGTTGGGATTTGGTTAGCTATATCAGCAGATGAATGGATGCGTGCTATTATCGTATACTTTAGATGGAAAAGTCGAAAGTGGGAGCGTTATGCAATTGTCTCACCTACAGACCAAAAGGAGGCGAATTAA
- a CDS encoding tyrosine-protein phosphatase has protein sequence MTQFDMKVIPFEAVLNFRDMGGYKARDGRVVKNGLLYRSAALGKMTPADKERFEALGVKTIFDYRDQHEALNNPNPSFKGAQYIHIPAKGNHAFEMPTNTGGHNFYKVVSPEMFRDFYAQMPFNNASFKKLISTIQNPDNLGLVHHCAVGKDRTGIGGALILLALDVPEETIMQDYLDTNIYLRPMVERMAQAIQNTFNDHELQQFHALMSAREDYLQAAFDAIDSRYGSKTVFLEKEFGLTTEKRQQLQENCLC, from the coding sequence ATGACACAGTTTGACATGAAGGTTATTCCGTTTGAGGCAGTCTTGAATTTCCGCGATATGGGTGGCTATAAGGCCCGAGATGGTAGAGTAGTTAAAAATGGATTGCTCTATCGCTCAGCTGCACTAGGTAAGATGACCCCAGCGGATAAGGAGCGCTTTGAAGCATTAGGAGTAAAAACAATCTTTGATTACCGCGATCAACACGAGGCACTGAATAATCCTAACCCCTCGTTTAAGGGCGCACAGTATATTCATATACCTGCAAAGGGCAATCACGCGTTTGAGATGCCGACAAATACTGGTGGCCATAATTTTTATAAAGTTGTTAGCCCAGAGATGTTCCGAGATTTTTACGCACAAATGCCATTTAACAATGCTTCATTTAAAAAGTTAATATCCACAATTCAAAATCCAGATAATTTAGGCCTCGTCCATCACTGTGCCGTAGGAAAAGATCGAACAGGAATTGGCGGTGCCCTCATTTTGCTTGCATTAGATGTCCCTGAAGAAACTATTATGCAAGATTATTTAGATACTAATATATATTTACGTCCCATGGTAGAACGAATGGCACAAGCAATTCAAAATACTTTTAATGACCATGAATTACAACAGTTCCATGCATTAATGTCTGCACGTGAGGATTATTTACAGGCTGCATTCGATGCTATTGATAGTCGTTATGGTTCGAAAACAGTATTTTTAGAGAAAGAGTTTGGTTTAACAACAGAAAAACGCCAGCAATTACAAGAAAATTGCTTATGCTAA
- a CDS encoding ABC1 kinase family protein, translating to MVYIKLLIQIIFVAGIIYFVSGRLIGSNINFVRRVLSVVISVTLTSFVYWYSYLRHRDFLSESMMQTVTEVSTLIWIGSMLLISMLLYLVFELFDPIGMKGGERRNGQKTILLRLRSYWRQQKRLRQVLKIAVTNGIVQTIKYARQRENEKELAIALRSTLEQCGGIFIKFGQVLSTRKELFSPIIIDELKHLQQSVKPLPHEQVTKILEDSLPMSVDDVFTNFQMEPLAAASIGQVHKARLKNYEEVVVKLLRPEVKGIMRDDLDILEEFANWFSNKSTWAESLGFRELAGAFADGLREEIHLDIEVRNTLQVTNALAKSEYKVRIPKIYTEFCDEDIIVMEYIRGKSVAEGSSEFRRLNIDHRQFARTILYSFFEQMLFSGIFHADPHPGNIYIDETDGGPILLDFGAVGRLGATQQEGLKLFLLGIQQNDSSILYDGLMLLVENKEHAERSRVEQAMDQILLKISYVDRIPTEELIHSLFTVVRDFGLAFYPSVGLALRSLVTLDGTLRVIDPQFDIFSEAKDFSASYRRAAFLRPFKEPVATKDRVQEELSMLLPTLRKMPRRIDQLIQRVESGKIILHHDIFSDEHNSRFITQLFARFVLLLVGITFGIISVALLAISQFIHEPYAVYLNTAAYLGLFLCAILLVRLSIQALRSMR from the coding sequence TTGGTTTACATAAAGTTACTTATTCAAATTATATTTGTTGCAGGAATTATTTATTTTGTTAGTGGTCGTTTAATAGGCTCAAATATAAACTTTGTCAGAAGAGTACTATCGGTTGTTATTAGTGTTACGCTTACGTCCTTTGTTTATTGGTACTCCTATTTGCGTCATCGAGATTTTTTATCGGAATCCATGATGCAAACCGTTACCGAAGTAAGCACGCTTATCTGGATAGGTAGTATGTTGCTTATTTCCATGCTACTCTACCTCGTATTCGAACTTTTTGATCCAATAGGGATGAAGGGCGGAGAGCGTCGTAATGGACAAAAAACAATATTGTTGAGACTCCGAAGCTACTGGCGACAGCAGAAGAGACTGCGTCAGGTGCTAAAAATAGCCGTTACAAACGGTATTGTGCAAACAATTAAATATGCAAGACAGCGGGAAAATGAGAAGGAGCTTGCTATTGCGTTGCGCTCTACTTTAGAGCAATGTGGTGGGATATTTATTAAATTTGGTCAAGTACTTTCAACACGTAAAGAATTATTTTCTCCTATTATTATAGATGAGTTAAAGCATTTACAGCAAAGTGTTAAGCCATTACCACACGAGCAAGTTACAAAGATTTTAGAGGATTCCCTACCGATGTCTGTAGATGATGTATTTACAAACTTTCAAATGGAGCCATTGGCAGCAGCTTCTATTGGACAAGTACATAAGGCACGACTGAAAAATTATGAAGAAGTCGTGGTCAAGCTATTGCGTCCAGAAGTAAAAGGAATTATGCGGGATGATCTTGATATTTTAGAGGAATTTGCTAATTGGTTTTCAAACAAGTCTACTTGGGCAGAATCATTAGGCTTCCGAGAGTTAGCAGGTGCATTTGCAGATGGCTTACGAGAAGAAATTCATTTAGATATTGAAGTGCGCAACACTTTACAAGTAACGAATGCTCTTGCCAAAAGTGAATATAAAGTACGTATCCCTAAAATATATACAGAGTTTTGTGATGAAGACATCATTGTAATGGAATATATTCGTGGGAAAAGTGTTGCTGAGGGGTCATCTGAATTTAGACGATTAAATATTGACCATAGACAATTCGCAAGAACAATTTTGTATTCCTTTTTTGAACAAATGTTATTTTCGGGAATATTTCATGCGGATCCGCATCCTGGAAATATTTATATTGATGAGACGGATGGGGGACCCATTCTCCTCGATTTCGGAGCTGTAGGACGGCTAGGAGCTACTCAACAAGAAGGCTTAAAGTTATTTTTATTAGGTATTCAACAAAATGACTCCAGTATTTTATACGATGGCTTAATGCTGCTAGTAGAAAATAAGGAACATGCAGAGCGTAGTAGGGTAGAACAGGCAATGGATCAAATATTACTTAAAATATCTTATGTAGATCGTATTCCAACTGAGGAATTAATCCATTCATTGTTTACGGTCGTACGTGATTTTGGGCTTGCGTTCTATCCTTCTGTTGGTTTAGCGCTTCGATCATTAGTCACTTTAGATGGGACTTTACGTGTCATAGATCCGCAATTTGATATTTTTTCAGAAGCTAAAGATTTTTCTGCTTCCTATAGGAGAGCTGCATTTTTAAGACCATTTAAAGAACCAGTAGCAACAAAAGATCGAGTGCAGGAAGAACTGTCGATGCTGCTTCCTACTTTACGAAAAATGCCAAGACGAATTGATCAGCTAATTCAAAGAGTAGAAAGCGGAAAAATTATTTTACATCATGATATTTTTTCAGATGAACATAACTCACGTTTCATTACCCAGCTATTTGCTCGATTCGTACTATTACTTGTCGGCATTACATTTGGTATTATCTCAGTTGCACTGCTAGCAATATCTCAGTTCATTCATGAGCCGTACGCCGTGTATTTAAATACTGCCGCATATTTAGGGCTGTTCTTATGTGCCATTTTATTAGTACGACTATCTATCCAAGCTTTACGCTCAATGAGGTAA
- a CDS encoding low molecular weight protein-tyrosine-phosphatase: MIRVLFVCLGNICRSPMAEAVMRDLIEKAKLDDKIKVDSAATSSWHIGEPPHRGTQDKLREYGISTQGIKSRQLHKHDFDQFDYIIGMDENNIRNIYTMLGNPDSPKIFRFLDLTDHRMDVPDPYYTGDFQETYNLVLEGCQALLAKMKLEKKL; encoded by the coding sequence ATGATACGCGTACTATTTGTTTGCCTAGGGAATATTTGTCGCTCTCCAATGGCGGAGGCAGTTATGCGAGATTTAATAGAAAAGGCAAAGTTGGATGACAAAATTAAAGTAGATTCAGCTGCGACAAGCTCATGGCATATTGGTGAGCCGCCACATCGCGGTACACAAGATAAGTTACGAGAATATGGTATCTCGACGCAAGGAATAAAAAGTAGACAATTACATAAGCATGATTTTGATCAATTCGATTACATTATTGGAATGGATGAAAATAATATTCGTAACATTTATACGATGCTTGGTAATCCCGATTCACCAAAAATTTTTCGTTTTTTAGATTTAACGGACCATCGAATGGATGTACCTGATCCATACTATACAGGGGATTTTCAGGAAACTTATAATTTAGTGCTAGAAGGCTGTCAAGCTTTATTGGCTAAAATGAAGCTTGAGAAAAAGTTATAA